The Arachis ipaensis cultivar K30076 chromosome B03, Araip1.1, whole genome shotgun sequence region CCCATTTGCTTGTTTCACTTAATATTATATAATGTTTGGGAAACATGTTAAATGTGTTTTTTGTTTGATGTTTCATATTCTTTTCACATTGTCATGAGAGACTTGGATGTTTTACTCCAAGGTTGTCATGTAGAAATTTCTGCCCTAGCTAACAAAGTATCTTATGCATTCAATATGATGTTGTAACCATAGTTGAGGAGCAGTTAGGCAAGTAGAAAAAATTCTCTGCATATGAAATTAGTTCTACTTTGCCATAAGTGAAACTATAGAAATCATATGCAGTAATCTTTTGAATGCTATACTCATACATGCACATCTATTTATAGTGGGAAATCTTTTGATTTGTTTTTGCAGCTTGTTAATTTAAGGACTACTACACCTCCACGACTTATGTCCCAGGTACTGTAAATAGAAGGGGCAAAAACAAAGTTGAACTTTCACAATGATGTGTTTTCATCTGGATTTAAAAACTTCTTACTCAGATTGATTATTTTCTCTGCAGTGTCTATCAAATAACAAAAGAGCAGCTTTAACAGGGATAATTGATGTGTTACGAGCTGTGTGTCATGCGCATAGTTTGCCACTGGCATTGACATGGATCCCCTGTTATCATAGTGAGGGGATAGGAGATGAAGCTTCAAGAATACGGATTAAAGATGGGGTTAAAATTCCTGGTGAAAAAACTGTACTATGCATTGAAGAATCAGCTAGCTATATAAATGATATTGTGGTAGGAGGATTTGTTCATGCATGTGTTGAACATTATCTCGAGGAAGGGCAAGGTGTAGCTGGGAAAGCTCTTCAATCAAATCGTCCATTCTTCTATTCCGATGTGAAGGCCTATAATATTAGTGAATATCCCCTTGTTCACCATGCGCGAAAATATAAGTTGAATGCTGCCGTTGCAGTCAGGCTAAGGAGTACTCATACCAATGATGATGATTACATAATAGAATTCTTTCTACCTGTCAATATGAATGGAAGTCAAGAACAGCAACTTTTATTAAACAATCTATCAGATACTATGCAGAGAATGTGTCAGAGTTTGAGGACAGTTTCGGATGCTGAATTATACGGGATAGAAGGTTCGCAAGTGCAGTTTTCAAAGGAAGAAGGCTCGAGTTTTTGCTCTATGTCTAGGGGAAACTCTCATATGGCGCCGGATGGTGACCATGATTCGGTCCAGCCTATGTCCTTGACAAACAATGAAACTGAAGCTGCTCATAACCAGGTATATCTTAACAGTTGCTTCATTTGAGAAatcatttattataatttatgatTCAACTTTGTAGGCAATGGATGGATCAAGAAAGCAgattgagaaaaagaaaagtcCAGTGGAGAAGAATGTTAGCTTGAGTGTTCTCCAGCAATACTTCTCCGGTAGTCTTAAAGATGCGGCTAAAAGCCTTGGTGGTAAGACTACTACAGCTTTGTCAAGTTATTCAATCAGCATATTATTTTGGATTAGATGATAGATGATAAATATTTGTGAAAAACACCAAGATGATTATTATTGACAAGTGATTCTTCTTGAACAGTTTGCCCAACAACCCTGAAAAGGATATGCAGGCAACACGGAATTGCAAGATGGCCATCGCGCAAGATCAATAAAGTTAATCGTtcgttaaaaaaaatacaaaccgTGCTTGACTCAGTCCAGGGTGTGGAAGGAGGACTGAAGTTTGATCCTTACAAGGGGGGATTTATGCCAGGAGGATCAAGCAACCAAGAAATTAATGCACATAAAAGTTCTCTCTTCCGGAAGAAATGTTCTGGAAAATATCCTGATCCTGCATCAAAAGATGCGGTCACCGTATCTCCGGCATCTGGTGGCAAAGGTGAGAATTTAGTTTCTGCATTTAGACATGCTTATATCTAATTCCAAGGGTGAGTTGAAGAAAAACAAAGCTTTTTTCTGTTGGTGTAGATTCAAAACCAATAGGCATGGATGATGGTGGATTACGGCAAGAACCCTTTCTGGTTTCTATTTTGGAAAGTTCTAGGTGTGATATAGCATATCACAGTCCAAACACCCTGGTTGCCGATGAGATGGAAAATTATCTGAATGGGGCTGACAAGCTCGGCGAGCATCACAATCCCACTACTTCAAGCATGTCAGACTCGTCAAATGGCTCTGGCTCTCGGAAATTTGAGAATCGGAAACATTTGAAAGCCAAATCACCTTGTGTTGATAAGGGATCAAAATTTATTGTCAAAGCTGCCTACAAAGAAGATATGATCCGTTTCAAGTTTGATCCTGCAGCTGGTTGTCTCCAGCTCTATGAAGAAGTTGCAACAAGATTCTCGACGATGAAGAGGAATGGATGAGGATGGTAAATGACTCAGATTTGGAAGAATGCATAGAAATATTGGATGATCTTGGCACCCGTGCTGTGAAATTTCTTGTTAGCGACATGCCTAGTGGTTTGAGCAGCCGTGGCAGTAACAGTTGATGAATTCAATGAAGCACAATAAATCTTTGATTCAAATAACCCCAATGACATATCCAAGATGAAGACGTTTCTATGAAATTTTTTGGATGTGGCATTGAGATTATTTGGATCAaatatttcttgtaatttaatctTTATAGAAGAAAGAACCTTAAAGCATGATCATGCTTCTTCAAAGTGTCTATTATCAATAGGATAATAGATATTGTAAATAATCATGATCATGCTTTAAGATTCTTTTCTCTATGAAGATTAAATAGCTTATAAAGTTTTATAGTTAAATAGTTAAGATAAATAGCTCTAGTTTGCTTTTATCccaatttttgtataaaatcatcaataatttgGGATAgatattgtaaataaaaatataactatttaAAACTATTTTAGTTAATATTATATACAAATTCTATTAGAGTTGGTATTCTAACGTTtgtatttttttatacaaaaaaactttttaaatttttcgtaGAAATCGATTGCGTTGATGAATAAGCTCTCAATGCTGTCCAAAAACCTTTCCTATTCCAAAGAgtgttttggattttttttttaatctcgaGGTGCGTTTATTTGGAACTGTCGTGCATCTAATATAGTGATAGTGATTCCGCTGATGAATAAGTTTTCAATGCTGTCCAAAAACCTTTCCTTTACAAagagttttttggatttttttaatctCAAGGTGCATTTCTTTGGAACTGTCATGCATCTAATATAGTGATAGTAATTGCGCCGTTCAAAAACTTTTCCTTTTACAAAGAgtcttttggatttttttttatctcGAGGTACGTTTTTTTGGAACTGTCATGCATCTAATATAGTGATAGTGATTGCGTTGTCCAAAAACCTTTCCTTTTTATAGAGTTTTTTGGAACTGTCATGCATCTGATATAGTGACAGTGATTACGCTATTCAAGGATTTTTTTATCTCGGGCTGCTACGTATCTaatatagtttatttttttctgGATCTCGAGGTACGGTCCATGCATCTAATATAGTTTTTTTTTGGGATCTCGAGGTGTGGTTTTTTAGAACCGCCATGCAACAAATAGTTTTTTATTAGGTTTAACAAAgaatcaaaattttctttttaataatgGAAAGGGCGAATAGTGGGAATCGAACCTCTTTTGAATAATGGAAAGGGTGAATAGTGGGAATCGAACCCGCGTCTTCTCCTTAGCAAAGAAAAATTTTATCATTGGACTATATTTACATATTTGAATTGTATTTGATACgtaatatattaattttatttgtgtTTTAATTTTATATAGATTACTCTATGCTTTTAATGTtaattgccaatgagttataactcaaatggcatagtctccccatatttAATTAAAGagattgcgggttcgagtctcttatctttgataaaaaaaaatgttaataggattttttaaatattacttttcatatttttttattctttaattttatataaGTTACTATATTCTTTCAATGttaataaattctttttaataggtATAAATTGAGCTGAATTCTAATTCATTTTcacattttatatttactttttgTTATATCACTAtataaatcaacattcactttGTATACTTTTTTTTATCCCTCTTCACATAATCTCATATCTCTTTTTTTCCTACCACTTTTGTTAAATATATATAGTAAGTGACTATGTAATTGTATTTAttaggaagaaagtgaagaagaaAATGACACTGACTCAACTAACCATAAAAAAGAAGATTTGACTTAAATTACTttttaatccttttatttttaattgaactacttttaactattttatttCTACTTctcatgtgccttattattatagcttagaatttttttttttcattttccttcTCACTCTCatgacatttattttttttagattacTCTATAATTTCATATTCTCCTATTCTCTATTTTTATATAGGTTACTCTATACTTTTTATAGTATCttactatttatttttatataagatACTATATGGTTTTAATGCTAATGTTATTTCTCTTTAATAGGTATAAATTgagtaataaaatataattcatcGTCTTCTTTCATACTTactcatttttatgttttctatataaATCAACATTTATTTGGCGCCTCttttttatcttctcttttcACATAATATCATGCCATTTATTCTTTTTCCTCCATTCTTACTAATATTTTGCACAAGTATTTAAAGAATTCAGTTGATGGCCacaattcttttttttagtttgataaaCATATGTATTAAGTAATACATTCCTAAAATACTAGACcattacattttttttaatttttggtatAATTATATTCACTAGTTATCTCATCcatatattatttcttttttttttaataatttatattttttaatatcattTAGTTGTAATGTTTTAAAATATATGGTACTATCGTGagtcatgaaaaataaaattaaaaaattgaatgttaattttaattatatatcatgtcctttatattttttttaattttttatttttagtttaattgtaCTCATTAATTATATCATCCATGGattacttcttttttctttcaaccatttacattttttaatatcatttagttgtaacatttttaaaaatagagtcataaaaaataaaattaaaaaatttacttACTACTTATCTAATTGAATTACTTTTTAATCCTTTTGTTTCTAATTGAATTACTTTTAAATCTTTTATCTCTACTTCTTATGTGCCTTATTATTATAGCTTAAGATtcgttttcatttttcttctcacTTTCATgacatttatttttctttaagttattctataatttttatattctctTACCTTTTACTCTTATATGGAATGCTATATGTCTTTAatgttaatataattttttttattagatataTACATAAATTCATCCTCTTTTAATATACTCACTCtttcttatgattattatatagCATTACAACTTagcattcttcttcattttctttctcattcttatgtcatttattttttttaggttaCTCTATACTTTTTATAATCTCTTACTCTTAATTTTATATAA contains the following coding sequences:
- the LOC107632338 gene encoding LOW QUALITY PROTEIN: protein NLP8 (The sequence of the model RefSeq protein was modified relative to this genomic sequence to represent the inferred CDS: inserted 1 base in 1 codon), which translates into the protein MEDQFFSEGEGIGCWTPPGVQFDGPSMIDNGIKNLVSEEMLDNLPDLMNFDNLAGWGNIPSVTDHNLDNGISSLASMPYSPHDAFSLVEQANDPYFMTKDCGNYNAIETSLGFDEKVVLQQLETQLGLSEDANDMNNINGSLQELSAADMGNCLVPRPFAWSLDEKILRAMNLFKESVGDGILTQVWAPMKHGNDFILSTSEQPYLLDHMLAGYRDVSREFTFSAEDKPGSFPGLPGRVFMSQIPEWTSNVGYYNKSEYMRVEHAINHEVRGSIAVPIIDTLAEPPCCAVLELVTTKEKPDFDKELEIVSSALQLVNLRTTTPPRLMSQCLSNNKRAALTGIIDVLRAVCHAHSLPLALTWIPCYHSEGIGDEASRIRIKDGVKIPGEKTVLCIEESASYINDIVVGGFVHACVEHYLEEGQGVAGKALQSNRPFFYSDVKAYNISEYPLVHHARKYKLNAAVAVRLRSTHTNDDDYIIEFFLPVNMNGSQEQQLLLNNLSDTMQRMCQSLRTVSDAELYGIEGSQVQFSKEEGSHMAPDGDHDSVQPMSLTNNETEAAHNQAMDGSRKQIEKKKSPVEKNVSLSVLQQYFSGSLKDAAKSLGVCPTTLKRICRQHGIARWPSRKINKVNRSLKKIQTVLDSVQGVEGGLKFDPYKGGFMPGGSSNQEINAHKSSLFRKKCSGKYPDPASKDAVTVSPASGGKDSKPIGMDDGGLRQEPFLVSILESSRCDIAYHSPNTLVADEMENYLNGADKLGEHHNPTTSSMSDSSNGSGSRKFENRKHLKAKSPCVDKGSKFIVKAAYKEDMIRFKFDPAAGCLQLYEEVATRFXDDEEEWMRMVNDSDLEECIEILDDLGTRAVKFLVSDMPSGLSSRGSNS